Part of the Paenibacillus terrae HPL-003 genome is shown below.
CCCGGCTTCAAGAAGTGGTAGACGGAGTACCCGTTGGGCGAGCGAGTTCAAGTCGGCGCTTTGAGGTAGATGGAGTACATTATTGGCGGCAAACATCCCGTGCGGATGTCATTGCGTTACTGGGTGGCTCTTACCAATTTATCGTGCTTGATTTGGGGAGTGGGCAGGACAATGAGCGGCTGGAAGAATTTTTGAGAGCGGATTACCCGTTAGTGGTCGGTTCTGGAGCCGAGTGGAGAATTCAGGATATAGCCGGGCTGTCCCGCTCACTTCAGCGCCACCCACAGCATAAATGGAATTACTGCTTGCCGCTGGCAGCATCGGAGGCTGTACGCAGGCTGCGTAAGGAATTGGATCATGACAAAGTATTTGCTTTACCGTTCCATTCCGATCCATTTGAGCAGGACGAAGAGATGGATCAGGTGCTGGATGAGATGTTTCGTGGAGCCATTCCCGATACCCGAAAGAAACGCTTCGGATTCCTCAAACGCAGTCACCGCTAGATAAAAGGTATATATCAAAAAGGCAGGGGAGAAGTTGTGTGTCCAAGCTAAGAAAAAGCAGTAAGCAAAAGCTGTACGCCGGTTGTATTGGTGCGGGTATTGTTGGCGTTATCTTCGCAAGCTACCTTATAATTAACACCCATCAATTAAATAATGTCAGGAAACAGGCTGAAGCAGAGGCCGCACAAAAATGGAAAGGTTATGAGCAAGAACAACGAATCGCAAAAAAGGGCTGGGTTGTTGTTCGTGACATTTCTCCGGGTGAGCAGATTACACCTAGTGATTTGAAGGGAATCACGGTTCCTGGCTCTCAGGCTCCAGCCAATTTGGTTGCGGGTAAAAATGAAGCTTCCGGTACCACGGCTAAAATTGAGCTAAAAAAAGGGTCCGTACTTACATCAGCTATGATTACTTCCGATGAACCCACCCCTAAAGACCTGCGTAACCGGGAGCTGAAGGTAGTGGTTCTCCCAAATAGCCTGAAAGCCGGAGACGAAGTGGATATCCGCATTCAATTTCCAACGGGTCAGGATTATATTCTGCTATCCAAAAAGCGAATTTCCAAACTGGAAGGTCCGATCATCTGGGTTACTTTGAATGAGCAGGAGATATTATCGCTTTCGAGCGGAATTGTTGATGCCTATCTGCATAAAGCATCTATCTATGCATTAACGTATGTCGATCCGCAGTTTCAGCCGAAGGCGATCCCGACCTATCCACCCAATTTGAAGGTGTTAGAGTTAATGAACAGTGATCCTAATTTGATCCGCGTTGCTGAACAAAAGCTGTCCAAGCAGTTGCGGGAGTCTCTTGAAAATGCACTTAGTGCATCAAACAACATTATATCGACACCTATAGAGAGGAGCCTGAGTGAGGAAGTTGCAGCACAGCATGCGGGAGCGAATGCAGGTGGAGCTTCAAGCGAGCGTACAAGTACAGGGGACGGATATGGAAACGGGCAGGATGCCAAAGAACAAGCAGACATCTTAACGCAGAGCGGCGGCTCTGATCCATATGGTAAATAAATCAGAGAAAAGGGATAAACGTATGAAAACTTGGATATTTGCCGGGCTATGTGATAAAAGCGATACCTTGTTATACATCAGCAGTATATTGGCAGCATCCGGTCAACAAGTGTTGCTTGTGGATGCTACGCTGCGGGGACAGTATCGGTACAGCATAGGGATGCTCGACAAACCCCTCCCCATTGTGCAGTTTGGCGATTTTGATGTGGCCGCGGGTTTTACATCTTGGGAGGATCTGCATATCGGTATGATGGCTGATCGGAAAGCAGGCTTGACTTATGACATCGTTATTTTGGATGTTGAGTCGCCGGATTTCTGTCCGATATCTGCTTGGCAAGAGGCAGAACAACGAATTTGGGTCAGTGACTATAGCCGGATGTTAATGGATAACGGACGGGTGTGGCTTGAGCGTTTGTTCAGTCAACCTGAATTTCCCAAAAATCTTGTATTTCACAAATTATTTTTACAGGCCGTAGATTGTGGCGTGGAGGAGCCGTATTTGTGGGAATACATGAACCGCTTCCCTGCCTCTTGGCAGCAGGAACCGTATGTCTTGCCATGGGATGAAGGGCACCTTGCCCTAAAGCTGGAAAATGAGCACAAACAACAGCTCAAGCTTAAGCCATTGTCCAGAGTGTACAAGAAAGAGCTGAGTCGTTGTATTGGAGAATTAATGGGTTGGGAACCCAAAGAGAGCCGTCGTGCGTTAAAGCATGCAGAGAGGAGGAAAGCATGAGTACCATATTGTTTTGGAGCCCGGTTAAGGGAGCGAGTGGAAGCAGTTCCATGGCGGCTGCCATAGCCGTCACCATAGGTAATCTTTATAGAGGACGACTGCTGCTGACCCATTTGGGGCGCAGACATACCGGTATAGAGACGGGATTTCCTATACAAGAACATCGTATGGACGATCCAAGCTT
Proteins encoded:
- a CDS encoding SAF domain-containing protein, with the protein product MSKLRKSSKQKLYAGCIGAGIVGVIFASYLIINTHQLNNVRKQAEAEAAQKWKGYEQEQRIAKKGWVVVRDISPGEQITPSDLKGITVPGSQAPANLVAGKNEASGTTAKIELKKGSVLTSAMITSDEPTPKDLRNRELKVVVLPNSLKAGDEVDIRIQFPTGQDYILLSKKRISKLEGPIIWVTLNEQEILSLSSGIVDAYLHKASIYALTYVDPQFQPKAIPTYPPNLKVLELMNSDPNLIRVAEQKLSKQLRESLENALSASNNIISTPIERSLSEEVAAQHAGANAGGASSERTSTGDGYGNGQDAKEQADILTQSGGSDPYGK